In the genome of Deinococcus yavapaiensis KR-236, one region contains:
- the aac(6') gene encoding aminoglycoside 6'-N-acetyltransferase, which produces MTGLLVRAATNEDVEGWLRLRLALWPHGEEAEFLDDIRRLLDDGRAFVAEEDERLVGFAEFSLRPYAEGCESSPVPYLEGWYVRPDARRRGYGRALVSAFESWAREHGFREVASDVLLENTESQQAHEALGFQEVERLVVYRKELTRE; this is translated from the coding sequence ATGACCGGCCTGCTCGTCCGCGCGGCGACCAACGAGGACGTGGAAGGCTGGCTGCGCTTGAGGTTGGCGTTGTGGCCCCACGGCGAGGAAGCGGAGTTTCTCGACGACATCCGCCGCCTTCTCGACGACGGTCGAGCGTTCGTCGCCGAGGAGGACGAGCGCCTCGTGGGCTTCGCCGAGTTCAGCTTGCGGCCGTACGCCGAAGGATGCGAGTCCAGCCCCGTTCCGTACCTCGAAGGCTGGTACGTGCGTCCCGACGCACGAAGGAGAGGATATGGTCGAGCGCTCGTGTCGGCATTCGAGTCGTGGGCTCGCGAACACGGCTTCCGAGAGGTCGCCTCCGACGTCCTGCTGGAAAACACCGAGAGTCAGCAAGCGCACGAAGCGCTCGGCTTTCAGGAAGTCGAGCGCCTCGTCGTGTACCGCAAGGAACTCACACGCGAGTGA
- a CDS encoding VOC family protein yields MIDGITHFTRYVPDLDQALSFYRDVLGLHVRADNVVAPGMRWLTVGTPDGTGPELVLMNPRDWMTNAEQRDATLASLAVQPTLVLRTPDADALLARLKSVHADLEFDEVRSLPWGRDLVFRDPSGSSVNAVEPVA; encoded by the coding sequence ATGATCGACGGTATCACCCACTTCACGCGGTACGTTCCCGATCTCGACCAAGCCCTCTCGTTTTACCGCGACGTCCTCGGCCTGCACGTGCGCGCCGACAACGTAGTGGCGCCCGGCATGCGGTGGCTCACCGTCGGTACGCCCGACGGCACCGGCCCCGAACTCGTGCTGATGAATCCGCGCGACTGGATGACGAACGCCGAGCAACGCGACGCCACCCTCGCGAGCCTCGCGGTGCAACCCACCCTCGTGTTGCGGACCCCAGACGCGGACGCCCTGCTCGCGCGCCTCAAAAGTGTCCACGCCGACCTCGAGTTCGACGAGGTTCGCTCCCTGCCGTGGGGCCGCGACCTCGTCTTCCGCGATCCCTCGGGCAGTTCGGTCAACGCCGTCGAACCCGTCGCATGA
- a CDS encoding amino acid ABC transporter permease: MTAASPRRFPAPLVALFWVAVGVVTFYLLFWLVSLVLSRAPEPIGSRANLFVEGARITLLLTLVSGVIGLIVGMLVGLARTSGTWFLRGPASFFVWIIRGTPLLVQILFVYNALPILLQQVGVGAQLNEFWSAVIALSLNVGAYNAEVIRAGILAVPRGQTEAARSLGLSGGATMTTVVLPQALRIVVPPLVNNVVALLKDSSLASSIALLELTLAGSRVSSETFLPVPVLTTVAAVYLLLTTVLTFFTDLLERRLKLPGR; this comes from the coding sequence ATGACGGCCGCCTCGCCTCGGCGGTTTCCGGCGCCGCTCGTCGCCCTTTTTTGGGTGGCGGTGGGCGTCGTCACGTTCTACCTGCTGTTCTGGTTGGTGAGCTTGGTGTTGAGCCGCGCGCCCGAGCCGATCGGGTCGCGCGCGAACTTGTTCGTGGAGGGCGCGCGCATCACGCTGCTCCTGACGTTGGTGTCGGGCGTCATCGGCTTGATCGTGGGCATGCTGGTGGGGTTGGCGCGGACGTCGGGCACGTGGTTTTTGCGGGGTCCGGCGAGCTTTTTCGTTTGGATCATTCGGGGCACGCCGCTGCTCGTGCAGATCCTGTTCGTGTACAACGCCTTGCCGATCTTGTTGCAGCAAGTCGGCGTGGGAGCGCAACTCAACGAGTTCTGGTCGGCGGTGATCGCGTTGTCGCTCAACGTCGGGGCGTACAACGCCGAGGTCATCCGCGCGGGCATCTTGGCCGTGCCGAGAGGGCAGACGGAGGCGGCCCGCTCGCTGGGCTTGTCGGGCGGCGCGACGATGACGACCGTGGTGTTGCCGCAAGCTTTGCGAATCGTGGTGCCTCCGCTCGTGAACAACGTCGTGGCGCTTCTCAAGGACTCGTCGCTCGCGTCGAGCATCGCGTTGCTGGAATTGACGCTGGCGGGCAGTCGCGTGTCGTCCGAGACGTTCTTGCCCGTTCCGGTCCTGACGACCGTGGCGGCGGTGTACTTGCTGTTGACGACGGTGCTGACGTTCTTCACGGACCTTCTGGAGCGCCGTTTGAAGCTGCCGGGCCGTTGA
- a CDS encoding glycine--tRNA ligase, producing the protein MAATSMEELVSLCKRRGFIFQGSEIYGGLQGFWDYGPLGVELKNNIKAAWWRTNVYERDDMEGLDASIIMHRLVLRHSGHEATFSDPMVDNRKTKKRYRLDHLVKDQKADVIAKVAEAMGESQENLPAVVSAMMKDTARAETALKEAGVRDPFSGEVGDWTEPRPFNMMFKTTIGPVADEDSYGYLRPETAQGIFTNFKNVVDSTSRRLPFGIAQIGKAFRNEITPRNFIFRVRELEQMEIEFFCAPGTDEEWHEQWLRARLAWWEAQGVPREKIQILDVPKEDLAHYSKRTYDLMYDYPTLGFEEIEGIANRTDFDLGSHTKAQGDLGIQARVEPNDDSVAKLVIPHPETNKPIVPFVIEPSAGVDRAMLAVLSEAYTKEVLENGSERIVLKLRPHLAPLKAAVIPLARNRPEIVEKAKSVKAQLQALGLGRILFEDSGNVGKAYRRHDEVGTPFCVTIDFDTIGQGEDTSLHDTVTVRDRDTMRQERVSIAELSTYLRSRLS; encoded by the coding sequence ATGGCGGCAACTTCGATGGAAGAACTCGTGAGTTTGTGCAAGCGGCGCGGCTTCATCTTTCAAGGCAGCGAGATTTACGGCGGCTTGCAGGGATTTTGGGATTACGGTCCGCTCGGCGTGGAGCTCAAGAACAACATCAAGGCGGCGTGGTGGCGTACGAACGTGTACGAGCGCGACGACATGGAAGGCCTCGACGCCTCCATCATCATGCACCGCCTCGTGCTGCGGCACTCCGGCCACGAAGCGACCTTCTCCGACCCGATGGTGGACAACCGAAAGACGAAGAAGCGCTACCGCCTCGACCACCTCGTGAAGGACCAAAAGGCCGACGTGATTGCCAAGGTCGCCGAGGCGATGGGAGAGAGCCAGGAGAACTTGCCCGCCGTCGTGAGCGCCATGATGAAGGACACCGCGCGGGCGGAGACGGCCCTCAAGGAGGCGGGCGTCCGCGATCCGTTTTCCGGCGAGGTCGGCGATTGGACGGAGCCTCGCCCGTTCAACATGATGTTCAAGACGACGATCGGCCCCGTCGCCGACGAGGACTCGTACGGTTACTTGCGGCCCGAGACGGCGCAGGGGATCTTCACGAACTTCAAGAACGTCGTGGACTCCACGAGCCGCCGCTTGCCCTTCGGAATCGCGCAGATCGGCAAGGCGTTTCGCAACGAGATCACGCCGCGCAACTTCATCTTTCGCGTGCGCGAGTTGGAGCAGATGGAAATCGAGTTCTTCTGCGCGCCGGGAACGGACGAGGAGTGGCACGAGCAGTGGTTGCGCGCGCGCCTCGCGTGGTGGGAGGCGCAGGGCGTGCCGCGCGAGAAGATTCAGATTCTCGACGTGCCCAAAGAAGACCTCGCGCACTACTCCAAGCGCACGTACGATCTCATGTACGACTACCCGACGCTCGGCTTCGAGGAGATCGAGGGCATCGCCAACCGCACGGACTTCGACCTCGGCAGCCACACGAAAGCGCAAGGCGACCTCGGCATCCAAGCGCGCGTGGAGCCCAACGACGATTCGGTCGCCAAGCTCGTGATTCCGCATCCCGAGACGAACAAGCCGATCGTGCCGTTCGTGATCGAGCCGTCGGCGGGCGTGGACCGCGCGATGCTCGCCGTGCTGAGCGAGGCGTACACGAAGGAGGTCCTCGAGAACGGCTCGGAGCGCATCGTCCTCAAGTTGAGGCCGCACCTCGCGCCTCTCAAGGCCGCCGTCATTCCGCTCGCCCGCAACCGCCCGGAGATCGTCGAGAAAGCCAAGTCGGTGAAAGCCCAGTTGCAGGCTCTCGGCCTCGGGCGCATCCTCTTCGAGGATTCGGGCAACGTCGGCAAGGCGTACCGTCGTCACGATGAAGTCGGCACGCCGTTTTGCGTCACGATCGACTTCGACACCATCGGGCAAGGCGAGGACACGAGCCTGCACGACACGGTGACGGTGCGCGACCGCGACACGATGCGTCAAGAGCGCGTCTCGATCGCCGAACTTTCCACCTACTTGAGGTCGCGGCTGTCGTAA
- a CDS encoding YcjF family protein produces the protein MLPLISQVLDNFNFDVDPNKSREENVEDVVKSAALLSGAIAVEPIPFADMLLITPVQAKMVLHVGKIYGFDMTPERAREVVTELGAVFAYGFAARQVMRGIIKTVAPIIGGVVTAPLVYGWTFALGKLAERYFQAKLEGRTFTKVEQKHVAQKVLPTVEKPTIEALGEFAKELKQRAEQKEQGKDGVKDLN, from the coding sequence ATGCTGCCTTTGATTTCGCAGGTCCTCGACAACTTCAACTTCGATGTCGACCCGAACAAGAGCCGCGAGGAGAACGTCGAGGACGTCGTCAAGTCGGCGGCGCTCCTGTCGGGCGCGATCGCCGTGGAGCCGATTCCCTTCGCCGACATGCTGCTGATCACGCCGGTGCAGGCGAAGATGGTGTTGCACGTCGGCAAGATTTACGGATTCGACATGACGCCCGAACGTGCCCGTGAAGTCGTGACGGAGCTCGGCGCGGTGTTCGCGTACGGTTTCGCGGCGCGGCAAGTGATGCGCGGCATCATCAAGACGGTCGCTCCGATCATCGGGGGCGTCGTCACGGCGCCTTTGGTGTACGGCTGGACCTTCGCGCTCGGCAAGCTCGCCGAACGCTACTTCCAAGCGAAGCTCGAAGGCCGCACCTTCACGAAAGTCGAGCAGAAGCACGTCGCGCAAAAGGTCTTGCCGACCGTCGAGAAGCCGACCATCGAGGCGCTCGGCGAGTTCGCCAAGGAGCTCAAGCAACGCGCCGAGCAAAAAGAGCAAGGCAAGGACGGCGTGAAAGACTTGAACTGA
- a CDS encoding catalase, whose translation MSEQRGKTEHNTNVEDIGGPNDPRLSSGETPTTLTTRQGHPVYDNQNSRTIGSRGPTTLENYHLLEKITHFDRERIPERVVHARGAGAHGYFEATGKVGDEPISKYTRAKLFQEAGKRTPIFLRFSTVIHGGHSPETLRDPRGFAIKFYTEDGNWDLVGNNLKVFFIRDAVKFPDMVHAFKPDPITNVQSSERFFDFVSNTPEATHMVTFLFSPWGIPASYRHMQGSGVNTYKWVDKDGKGVLVKYHFEPKQGIKNLTQEEADAIQAKNFNHATQDLYEAIERGEFPEWDMYVQIMEDGEHPELDFDPLDPTKLWPEDQFPFLHIGRIVLDRNPADYHAEVEQVAFGTGVLVDGLDFSDDKLLQGRTFSYSDTQRYRVGANYLQLPINAPKKHVATNQRGGQMAYSVDLAPGQNPHVNYEPSSLGGLTESPRQGPEHTPYVEGFLVRQKLEKTNDFGQAGQRWRAFSDFERDELVRNLVANLKECNEVIQERMIHHFTLADEEYGRRVAEGLAKDVTSIKEKFEAGVRLAEQEGHEAQPY comes from the coding sequence ATGAGCGAGCAACGCGGCAAGACCGAGCACAACACGAACGTCGAAGACATCGGCGGCCCCAACGATCCACGCCTGTCGAGCGGCGAGACGCCCACGACCCTCACGACCCGTCAAGGCCACCCCGTCTACGACAACCAGAATTCCCGCACGATCGGCTCGCGCGGCCCGACGACCCTGGAAAACTACCACCTTCTCGAAAAGATCACCCACTTCGACCGCGAACGCATTCCCGAGCGGGTCGTGCACGCGCGCGGCGCGGGCGCCCACGGATACTTCGAGGCGACCGGCAAGGTCGGCGACGAGCCGATCTCCAAGTACACGCGCGCCAAGCTTTTTCAAGAAGCGGGCAAGCGCACCCCGATCTTCCTGCGCTTCTCCACCGTCATCCACGGCGGACACTCGCCGGAAACGCTGCGCGATCCGCGCGGCTTCGCGATCAAGTTCTACACCGAGGATGGCAACTGGGACCTCGTCGGCAACAACCTCAAGGTCTTCTTCATTCGTGACGCCGTGAAGTTCCCCGACATGGTGCACGCCTTCAAGCCCGACCCCATCACCAACGTCCAAAGCTCCGAGCGCTTCTTCGACTTCGTGTCGAACACGCCCGAAGCGACGCACATGGTGACGTTCCTGTTCTCGCCGTGGGGCATTCCAGCTTCGTACCGTCACATGCAAGGCTCGGGCGTCAACACGTACAAGTGGGTCGACAAGGACGGCAAGGGCGTCCTCGTGAAGTACCACTTCGAGCCCAAGCAAGGCATCAAGAACCTCACGCAGGAGGAAGCCGACGCCATTCAAGCGAAGAACTTCAATCACGCCACGCAAGACTTGTACGAAGCGATCGAGCGCGGCGAGTTTCCGGAGTGGGACATGTACGTGCAGATCATGGAGGACGGCGAGCACCCCGAGCTCGACTTCGATCCCCTCGATCCCACGAAGCTGTGGCCGGAAGACCAATTTCCGTTCCTGCACATCGGGCGCATCGTCCTCGACCGCAACCCCGCCGATTACCACGCGGAAGTCGAGCAAGTCGCGTTCGGCACGGGCGTCCTCGTGGACGGCCTCGACTTCAGCGACGACAAACTGCTGCAAGGCCGCACCTTCTCGTACAGCGACACGCAACGGTACCGCGTCGGCGCGAACTACCTGCAGTTGCCCATCAACGCCCCCAAAAAGCACGTCGCGACGAATCAGCGCGGCGGCCAGATGGCGTACAGCGTGGACCTCGCGCCCGGCCAGAATCCGCACGTGAACTACGAACCGTCGAGCCTCGGCGGTCTGACGGAGTCGCCGAGGCAGGGACCCGAGCACACGCCGTACGTCGAGGGCTTCCTCGTGCGGCAAAAGCTCGAGAAGACGAACGACTTCGGGCAAGCCGGACAGCGCTGGCGAGCATTCAGCGACTTCGAGCGTGACGAACTCGTCCGCAACCTCGTCGCGAACCTCAAGGAGTGCAACGAAGTCATCCAAGAGCGCATGATCCACCACTTCACCCTCGCCGACGAGGAGTACGGGCGACGTGTCGCCGAGGGCCTGGCGAAGGACGTGACGAGCATCAAGGAGAAGTTCGAGGCGGGCGTTCGCCTGGCCGAGCAAGAAGGGCACGAGGCGCAACCGTACTGA
- a CDS encoding ATP-grasp domain-containing protein produces the protein MARVLLTGGRAPATLELARMFQRAGWEVGVAESWRSTVTSLSNAASARFLVPPPRFAFEDFADRLSEIARTFVPDVLIPTCEEVFWVARAKERLEPFTRVFCPKLDVLRELHDKGAFAVRAANVGLRIPETRVLTSEADLDAVRGEADRLVFKPSFSRFGTSTSIRPSRNELRHVRPSEREPWVAQAFVNGREVCAYGVAVHGRLRALAVYESRFRAGRASIVFEAERNDAVRRWVETFASLTNAHGQLAFDFMEDARGEVWALECNPRLTSGAHLLRNVEGFVDVFLEADGPLLEPRLGTRAALKAAMLGGALWRPGGFSALVHARDVLFDLHDPLPALAQPLLTAQIAVRALRFRTSLLAATTHDIQWDGEA, from the coding sequence GTGGCGCGCGTGTTGTTGACGGGCGGGCGGGCTCCGGCGACGCTGGAGCTCGCCCGGATGTTTCAGCGAGCGGGATGGGAAGTGGGCGTCGCCGAGAGTTGGCGCTCGACGGTCACGAGCTTGTCGAACGCCGCCTCGGCGCGCTTTCTCGTGCCGCCTCCACGCTTCGCGTTCGAGGACTTCGCGGACCGACTGAGCGAGATCGCTCGGACCTTCGTACCCGACGTCCTGATTCCGACGTGCGAGGAAGTCTTCTGGGTGGCGCGCGCGAAAGAGCGATTGGAGCCGTTCACGCGCGTCTTCTGCCCGAAGCTGGACGTGCTGCGCGAACTCCACGACAAGGGCGCGTTCGCCGTGCGGGCCGCCAACGTGGGCTTGCGCATTCCCGAGACGCGCGTCCTGACGAGCGAAGCCGACCTCGACGCCGTGCGCGGTGAAGCCGACCGCCTGGTGTTCAAGCCCTCCTTCTCGCGGTTCGGAACGAGCACGTCGATTCGACCGTCGCGAAACGAGTTACGCCACGTCCGGCCGTCCGAACGCGAGCCGTGGGTGGCGCAAGCGTTCGTGAACGGCCGGGAAGTGTGCGCGTACGGCGTGGCCGTACACGGTCGCCTGCGAGCACTCGCCGTGTACGAGTCTCGCTTTCGGGCAGGGCGGGCGTCGATCGTGTTCGAAGCGGAGCGAAACGACGCCGTGCGCCGTTGGGTGGAGACGTTCGCAAGCCTCACGAACGCGCACGGACAGCTCGCCTTCGACTTCATGGAAGACGCGCGCGGAGAAGTCTGGGCGTTGGAGTGCAACCCGAGGCTCACGAGCGGCGCGCACCTTCTGAGGAACGTCGAAGGCTTCGTGGACGTGTTCCTCGAAGCGGACGGGCCGTTGCTGGAACCGCGACTCGGCACGCGGGCGGCCCTCAAGGCGGCGATGCTCGGCGGGGCGCTGTGGAGGCCCGGAGGATTCTCGGCGCTGGTCCACGCCCGTGACGTCCTGTTCGACCTCCACGATCCGCTTCCGGCGCTCGCGCAGCCGCTTCTGACGGCGCAAATCGCTGTGCGCGCCCTTCGCTTTCGCACGAGCCTGCTCGCAGCGACGACGCACGACATCCAGTGGGACGGCGAAGCGTGA
- a CDS encoding NAD-dependent epimerase/dehydratase family protein encodes MTGATGFLGGALVRRLVGEGVTVTATGRDEARGRALEALGVTFVPADLTDGELVRALCRDRDVVFHCGALSSPWGRASHFHAANVLGTNNVVAGCLASGARLVHVSSPSVYGGLGDRRDIREDAEWQEITTHYAHTKRLAETNVRRALPQATIVRPRAIFGPGDNAILPRVVRALRAGRLPIVGDGRTLVDLTFVDDAAEALVLCATRDAAIGRTYNVTGGDVRELWPLLFALCDRLGLAKPKRRLSKRAAWNLGHTLERVAAATGGWEPPLTRYTVTVLSTSLTLDISAVRGELGYRPTVSVDEGLERYAQALEEG; translated from the coding sequence GTGACGGGCGCGACGGGCTTCCTCGGCGGAGCGCTCGTTCGGCGCCTCGTCGGCGAGGGCGTCACCGTCACGGCCACCGGACGCGACGAGGCGCGAGGACGGGCGTTGGAGGCGCTCGGCGTGACGTTCGTGCCCGCCGACTTGACCGACGGTGAGCTCGTCCGCGCCTTGTGCCGAGATCGTGACGTCGTCTTCCACTGCGGCGCCTTGTCGTCCCCGTGGGGACGGGCGAGCCACTTCCACGCCGCGAACGTCCTCGGGACGAACAACGTCGTCGCCGGGTGCCTCGCGAGCGGGGCACGGCTCGTGCACGTCTCCAGCCCCAGCGTGTACGGCGGGCTCGGGGACCGAAGAGACATTCGCGAGGACGCCGAGTGGCAGGAAATCACGACGCACTACGCGCACACGAAACGTCTCGCCGAGACGAACGTGCGGCGAGCCTTGCCGCAAGCGACGATCGTGCGGCCACGCGCCATCTTCGGGCCGGGTGACAACGCCATCTTGCCGAGGGTCGTGCGCGCCCTGCGGGCGGGACGCCTCCCGATCGTCGGGGACGGGCGGACGCTCGTCGACCTCACCTTCGTCGACGACGCCGCCGAGGCCCTCGTGCTGTGCGCGACGCGCGACGCCGCGATCGGCAGAACGTACAACGTCACGGGCGGTGATGTCCGCGAGCTTTGGCCGCTGTTGTTCGCGTTGTGCGACCGCCTCGGACTCGCGAAGCCGAAGCGGAGACTGTCGAAGCGGGCCGCGTGGAATCTCGGGCACACCTTGGAGCGCGTCGCCGCGGCGACGGGCGGATGGGAACCGCCGTTGACGCGGTACACGGTGACGGTGCTGTCCACGAGCCTCACGCTCGACATCTCGGCGGTTCGGGGCGAACTCGGTTACCGGCCGACAGTGAGCGTGGACGAGGGACTGGAGCGCTACGCGCAGGCGCTCGAAGAAGGATGA
- a CDS encoding MBL fold metallo-hydrolase: protein MNVTWLAAGYCLNIEALTRRGAPWRVARYPAGFALLRHPERGAVLFDTGYHPRFHEATARWPYKAYALLTPVRVREHESAAAQIARLGVAPTDVREVIVSHFHADHLGGLKDFPRATFRFHPDAYETVRGKSGMEAVRRGFLPDLLPDDFEARSEALTGETDLPSAFAPFTRGFDVFGDESAWAVNVPGHAAGQIALIVRGDRGSVLLAADSAWSTRALRDKAGPHKLAERLFADPAEEKRSFARVSDFMARHPDALVLPSHCPEAPTVRP, encoded by the coding sequence GTGAACGTCACTTGGTTGGCGGCGGGTTACTGCCTCAACATCGAAGCTCTCACGCGAAGGGGAGCGCCGTGGCGAGTCGCACGCTACCCGGCGGGATTCGCGTTGCTGCGCCACCCCGAGCGGGGCGCGGTCCTGTTCGACACGGGCTACCATCCGCGCTTCCACGAGGCGACGGCCCGCTGGCCTTACAAGGCGTACGCACTGCTCACGCCCGTCCGCGTCCGCGAGCACGAATCGGCGGCCGCGCAGATCGCTCGTCTCGGCGTGGCGCCCACGGACGTGCGCGAGGTGATCGTGTCGCACTTTCACGCGGATCACCTCGGCGGCCTGAAGGACTTTCCGCGCGCGACCTTCCGCTTCCACCCGGACGCTTACGAGACCGTGCGCGGCAAGTCGGGCATGGAGGCCGTGCGGCGCGGCTTCCTGCCCGACTTGCTGCCCGACGACTTCGAGGCGCGAAGCGAGGCGCTGACGGGCGAGACGGACTTGCCGTCGGCGTTCGCGCCGTTCACGCGGGGCTTCGACGTGTTCGGCGACGAGAGCGCGTGGGCGGTGAACGTGCCGGGACACGCGGCCGGTCAGATCGCTTTGATCGTGCGCGGCGATCGAGGGTCGGTGCTTCTCGCGGCGGACTCGGCGTGGTCGACGCGGGCGTTGCGCGACAAGGCGGGACCGCACAAGCTCGCCGAGCGGCTGTTCGCCGATCCGGCGGAGGAAAAGCGCAGCTTTGCGCGGGTGAGCGACTTCATGGCGAGGCATCCGGACGCGCTCGTGTTGCCGTCGCACTGCCCGGAGGCGCCGACGGTGAGGCCGTGA
- a CDS encoding F390 synthetase-related protein: MTDAWGVLGAYVADALGPRFRTREALLAWQDRRVRRHLRWLRATSSFYGDLYANLDDAEWRHFPTIDKTAMMRDFDRLNTAGVTLKDALRVAERAERERDFRPALGEITVGLSSGTSGARGVFLVSRAERVRWAGVILRRLLPGPLWRRQRVAFFLRANSNLYDSVASRRLRFEFFDLAAPLETHFPRLHALHPTVIVAPPSVLRLLAETGPNVSPTRVVSVAEVLEPQDRAVVAARFGSVFEVYQATEGFLGVSCRLGTLHLNEDLVAFDFENVGEERVSPIVTDFSRRTQPIVRYRLNDVLVPKRDGCACGSPLLAIERIEGRADDVLELGGRRVFPDFVRKALMSVPSVREYRARQVGPNDLEVELLPNEPLAREGAEAALRALAPTVRVTFVPYAFRPGARKLRRVERAWRP, encoded by the coding sequence GTGACGGACGCTTGGGGCGTGCTCGGCGCGTACGTCGCCGACGCCTTGGGGCCTCGCTTTCGAACGCGCGAGGCCCTGCTCGCGTGGCAGGACCGCCGAGTGCGGCGCCACCTCCGCTGGCTGCGCGCGACCTCCTCGTTCTACGGCGACCTCTACGCGAATCTGGACGACGCCGAGTGGCGACACTTTCCGACGATCGACAAGACCGCCATGATGCGAGACTTCGACCGCCTGAATACCGCCGGGGTGACGCTGAAAGACGCGCTTCGCGTCGCCGAGCGCGCGGAGCGGGAGCGTGACTTTCGGCCCGCGTTGGGCGAGATCACCGTGGGATTGTCGAGCGGCACCTCGGGCGCGCGAGGCGTGTTCCTCGTGAGCCGCGCCGAGCGCGTGCGCTGGGCGGGCGTGATCTTGCGGCGCCTCCTGCCGGGCCCGTTGTGGCGGCGGCAGCGGGTCGCGTTCTTCTTGCGGGCGAACTCGAACTTGTACGACTCGGTGGCGTCGCGCCGCTTGCGCTTCGAGTTCTTCGACCTCGCCGCGCCGCTCGAAACGCACTTCCCGAGGTTGCACGCGTTGCATCCCACCGTGATCGTCGCCCCGCCGTCCGTGCTGCGCCTCCTCGCCGAGACGGGACCGAACGTGTCGCCCACGCGAGTCGTGAGCGTCGCAGAGGTGCTCGAACCTCAAGACCGAGCGGTCGTCGCCGCGCGTTTCGGATCGGTCTTCGAGGTGTACCAGGCGACCGAAGGCTTTCTCGGCGTGTCCTGCCGCCTCGGAACGCTGCACCTCAACGAGGACCTCGTCGCGTTCGATTTCGAGAACGTCGGCGAGGAACGCGTGTCACCGATCGTGACGGACTTCTCGCGGCGAACGCAACCGATCGTGCGCTACCGCCTGAACGACGTCCTCGTTCCGAAGCGCGACGGGTGCGCGTGCGGCTCTCCCCTGCTGGCGATCGAGCGGATCGAGGGGCGCGCCGACGACGTGTTGGAGCTCGGCGGGCGGCGCGTCTTCCCGGACTTCGTGCGCAAAGCGCTGATGAGCGTGCCGAGCGTTCGGGAGTACCGAGCGCGGCAAGTCGGGCCGAACGACCTCGAAGTCGAACTCCTGCCGAACGAGCCCCTCGCGCGCGAAGGTGCCGAGGCCGCCTTGCGGGCGTTGGCGCCGACGGTCCGCGTGACGTTCGTGCCGTACGCGTTTCGGCCGGGCGCGCGCAAGTTACGGCGAGTCGAGCGGGCATGGCGACCTTGA
- a CDS encoding GNAT family N-acetyltransferase — MATLTFEPSGIRDDYARAYLSPMMRAGTREFVANVHARLGVVQGDGFALPIAFDFERGDSYVVSPLSHYVGYGAEELSKLGRPRVEATLRSVLKSVGSGLEASGFDEVVSVNNWLLSTNLWPPLSTSEVRDVLEALVATFPNRPILFRSLDLARNALTFGALSSLGCVPLFSRVVHYQDPRRADFWHVRQLREDERRVRKVPAELVTTFTDDDLARVKVLYDDLYLRKYSTFNPQFTVAFLRNARDEGLLDLRGWRVDGELVAAWGAFVRSGVMTVPVFGYDTAASKKLALYRLSSLEVSRRARERGLLVNASGGVGAFKKARSGVTTVEFNLVFTRHLPWRRRLAWSALGRFLDRVAVPIILHGEY, encoded by the coding sequence ATGGCGACCTTGACCTTCGAGCCGAGCGGCATTCGCGACGACTACGCTCGGGCGTACCTCTCGCCGATGATGCGCGCGGGCACGCGCGAGTTCGTCGCGAACGTTCACGCGCGCCTCGGGGTCGTGCAGGGAGACGGCTTCGCCTTGCCGATCGCCTTCGACTTCGAGCGGGGTGACAGTTACGTCGTCTCGCCCCTCAGCCACTACGTGGGGTACGGGGCCGAAGAACTCTCGAAGCTCGGTCGACCTCGGGTGGAGGCGACGCTGAGAAGCGTCTTGAAGAGCGTCGGAAGCGGGCTGGAAGCGTCCGGATTCGACGAGGTCGTGTCCGTCAACAACTGGCTGCTGTCCACGAACTTGTGGCCGCCGCTGTCGACGAGCGAGGTGCGAGACGTGCTCGAGGCGCTCGTGGCGACCTTTCCGAATCGACCGATTCTCTTTCGTTCGCTCGACCTCGCCAGGAACGCTTTGACGTTCGGGGCGCTCTCGTCGCTCGGCTGCGTACCGCTCTTCAGCCGAGTGGTTCACTACCAGGACCCGAGGCGCGCCGACTTCTGGCACGTTCGGCAACTGCGCGAAGACGAGCGGCGCGTCCGCAAAGTTCCGGCCGAGCTCGTCACGACCTTCACCGACGACGACTTGGCGCGCGTCAAGGTCCTCTACGACGACTTGTACTTGCGCAAGTACTCCACCTTCAATCCGCAGTTCACGGTGGCCTTCTTGAGAAACGCGCGTGACGAAGGCCTGCTCGATCTGCGCGGCTGGCGGGTGGACGGCGAGCTCGTCGCGGCGTGGGGCGCCTTCGTAAGAAGCGGCGTCATGACCGTGCCCGTGTTCGGCTACGACACGGCGGCGTCCAAGAAGCTCGCGCTCTACCGCTTGTCGAGCTTGGAGGTTTCGAGGCGTGCACGCGAGCGCGGTCTGCTCGTGAACGCGAGCGGAGGCGTCGGGGCCTTCAAGAAGGCGCGGAGCGGCGTGACGACCGTGGAGTTCAATCTCGTCTTCACACGCCACCTTCCTTGGCGGCGACGCCTCGCGTGGTCGGCCCTCGGGCGCTTTCTCGACCGCGTGGCCGTGCCCATCATCCTTCACGGAGAGTATTAA